In one window of Haloarcula halophila DNA:
- the pglX gene encoding BREX-1 system adenine-specific DNA-methyltransferase PglX, with protein MSTTHGQPGLSSDQRSTIRSTIISTRHTLEDELRRQLEKYGIYEDKKLPQDQLTHLSAEELHTRDRIDAAIERELESTDGNLERSITNYVREATKTYLNRFVALKTIEVRGLVEETITERPEYGNRSYMHHTVAEIAGELTNAQDDGFGAALDLAYQEIGAEIRMIFEESEHTAIDLDAQVREEVLDELDAIDDEAWESDEALGWVYQYFGEEEREDIDERIDEENYKVSGTDIATKTQLFTPRYIVEWMVDNSLGRTWLEMKGERTNIDSEENCFYLAPPQDSLINREEKSVEEITVLDPACGSGHMLFYSFDILYQMYLEEGEVPEKYIPREILRNNLYGIDIDSGAAQIAALSLYLKAKEQSPEVAIPQLNIASADAVLINGDRKQEVLERTESELEEEILEQLWRSFDNIREFGSLIRIEDRIESILDEHRDSIQESGQSQFTSEGGLATQSSFVTSEGGEETWEEVKNRLLDSVRELATEALDHNDPVEEMFAEEVEKTVELVDLLVADYSVVVSNPPYLDSGKMGDDLTQFLKDTYKSSRDTYAAFIERNTEFLAPDGLASMITPETFMFNYSFRGLRPKLLENSEFVDVVHLTNRDEAYMNVCTLISNSKHNRRSRFIRLIGADDRPAALNNTITDLRVGDSSERQYFANQSAFLEIDRSPFIYWFGKEVLDLFIKYGNLKDTADVLRGLDTGNDDRFVRYDWEVDPNDNSWNRYVMSGEGEPFFEASNMKALWENNGAEIKSTDDSIVPSEDRYFDEGMTYRRFGDLVVRHLPANWIPSDGSPFIGPHENDRILHILGYLNSSLAEFVIEGLNPGLNIQIGDVERIPIDTSWRNDEIERLSEIAIEVQEERQSYLETAPVYHGGEKFRSESMSEYLFKEDLLDSALLVIRHKISEAVFDYYEISNDTREQIYQESERVIGKDYVLTSDQPVPELVDQIGVEPTVVTDEEYQKLRGAFESFSGDDLQEASKELGVSPFTIADLRRESYDEERKEIYAEDQLSFAIGHALGHWNTFDQLPAPDSEIVPIGDSYEENIGWYVDEVVQHLTGDDEWRPRFNDHLGREVADWIQNRFFRYHHCKEYRRRGQRIPIYWQIESPAEEFSCFLYYHGIDENTLPKLRGQYLDPRINELENELETLNAQTNRENPDKDLLNRQEEVQTELDDLEQFRETIDKMIDDGVTVDVEKGIWENLKEWDQYEVLETGLPKLKSSYSR; from the coding sequence ATGTCCACGACACACGGTCAACCTGGTCTCTCGTCGGATCAACGCTCAACCATCCGAAGCACTATCATCAGCACACGCCACACGCTCGAAGACGAGCTTCGCCGCCAGCTCGAAAAGTACGGCATCTATGAGGACAAGAAACTTCCACAGGATCAGCTGACGCATCTCTCTGCCGAGGAACTCCACACCCGCGATAGAATAGACGCAGCCATCGAACGAGAACTCGAATCCACGGATGGAAACCTGGAACGGTCGATCACTAACTACGTCCGCGAAGCCACGAAGACCTATCTCAACCGATTCGTCGCGCTAAAAACCATCGAGGTTCGTGGTCTCGTCGAGGAGACCATCACTGAACGGCCGGAGTACGGCAACCGGTCGTACATGCACCACACCGTGGCCGAAATCGCTGGTGAACTCACCAACGCGCAAGACGACGGTTTTGGTGCCGCACTTGACCTGGCGTACCAGGAGATCGGTGCGGAGATTCGGATGATCTTCGAGGAATCCGAACACACCGCTATTGACCTCGATGCGCAGGTTCGAGAAGAGGTTCTCGACGAATTGGACGCAATTGACGACGAAGCCTGGGAGAGCGACGAAGCTCTGGGCTGGGTGTACCAGTATTTCGGTGAGGAGGAGCGTGAGGATATCGACGAACGCATCGACGAAGAGAATTACAAAGTCTCAGGTACCGATATAGCAACAAAGACCCAGCTTTTCACGCCACGTTATATTGTCGAATGGATGGTTGATAATTCTCTTGGGCGGACGTGGCTTGAAATGAAAGGGGAGCGGACGAATATCGACAGTGAGGAGAATTGCTTCTACCTTGCACCCCCCCAAGACTCACTAATTAACCGGGAAGAAAAGTCAGTTGAGGAAATTACGGTTCTTGACCCCGCCTGTGGCAGCGGTCATATGCTGTTTTATTCTTTTGACATCCTTTATCAAATGTATCTGGAGGAGGGGGAAGTCCCAGAGAAATACATACCGCGGGAAATTCTCAGAAACAACCTCTATGGTATCGATATCGATTCAGGGGCTGCGCAAATCGCCGCGCTCTCGCTTTATTTGAAGGCCAAAGAGCAATCACCAGAAGTTGCAATCCCACAGCTGAACATCGCTTCAGCCGACGCGGTACTTATTAACGGAGATAGGAAGCAGGAGGTACTTGAACGAACAGAGTCGGAGCTCGAAGAAGAAATACTAGAGCAACTCTGGCGAAGCTTCGATAACATCCGAGAGTTCGGCAGTCTCATCCGTATTGAGGATCGGATTGAATCGATTCTTGATGAGCACCGTGACTCAATTCAAGAATCAGGCCAGTCTCAATTCACGTCAGAGGGAGGGCTTGCGACTCAAAGCTCATTTGTTACTAGTGAAGGTGGCGAAGAAACGTGGGAAGAAGTAAAGAATCGACTCCTTGACTCAGTTAGGGAACTGGCGACTGAAGCTTTGGATCATAACGACCCCGTTGAGGAGATGTTTGCAGAAGAAGTGGAAAAGACAGTTGAATTAGTGGATCTACTCGTTGCGGACTACAGTGTTGTCGTCTCTAACCCCCCATATCTTGATAGCGGTAAAATGGGCGATGACCTGACTCAGTTCCTTAAGGACACTTACAAAAGCAGCAGGGATACCTATGCTGCATTCATTGAGCGGAACACAGAGTTTCTCGCCCCTGATGGACTAGCGTCTATGATCACCCCAGAGACATTTATGTTCAATTACAGCTTCCGGGGCCTTCGGCCAAAACTTCTAGAGAACTCGGAGTTCGTTGATGTCGTTCATCTTACTAACCGAGATGAAGCTTACATGAATGTCTGTACACTGATTTCTAACTCCAAGCACAACCGCCGGTCCCGTTTTATTCGTTTAATAGGAGCAGACGATAGGCCAGCAGCATTAAACAATACAATAACGGACCTTAGGGTAGGAGACAGTTCAGAGCGACAGTACTTCGCTAACCAGTCAGCATTCCTGGAAATTGATCGATCTCCATTTATCTATTGGTTTGGGAAAGAAGTCTTGGACCTATTCATTAAGTATGGGAATCTAAAAGATACTGCTGATGTCTTGAGGGGACTTGACACCGGAAATGACGACCGTTTTGTTCGGTATGACTGGGAAGTTGACCCGAACGATAATTCTTGGAACAGGTATGTAATGAGCGGCGAGGGAGAGCCATTCTTCGAAGCCTCAAATATGAAAGCATTGTGGGAAAATAACGGAGCAGAAATCAAATCAACCGATGATAGTATCGTCCCCAGCGAGGACAGATACTTTGATGAAGGAATGACATACCGAAGGTTTGGCGATCTTGTCGTTCGTCACCTCCCAGCTAATTGGATTCCGAGTGACGGGAGCCCATTTATTGGGCCACACGAGAATGACCGAATACTTCACATTCTTGGCTATCTCAATTCATCACTGGCGGAATTCGTTATTGAGGGTCTGAATCCGGGCCTGAACATTCAGATTGGTGACGTTGAACGTATCCCTATCGACACTAGTTGGCGGAACGATGAAATCGAACGTCTATCAGAAATTGCTATTGAAGTGCAGGAAGAACGGCAATCCTATTTAGAAACTGCTCCAGTTTATCACGGAGGTGAGAAGTTCAGAAGTGAGTCAATGAGTGAATATCTCTTCAAAGAAGATCTTCTTGATTCGGCTTTGCTGGTTATTCGGCATAAGATCTCAGAAGCAGTTTTCGACTATTACGAAATATCTAACGACACGAGAGAGCAAATTTACCAGGAGAGTGAACGAGTGATCGGAAAAGATTACGTACTGACGTCTGACCAGCCAGTTCCGGAGCTAGTCGATCAAATTGGTGTGGAGCCAACGGTCGTAACAGATGAAGAATATCAAAAACTTAGGGGGGCGTTTGAATCCTTCTCTGGTGATGATCTACAAGAAGCTTCAAAAGAACTCGGCGTCTCCCCATTTACGATTGCAGATCTTCGCCGTGAATCATATGATGAAGAGCGTAAAGAGATATATGCTGAGGATCAGCTTTCGTTTGCAATAGGACATGCGCTTGGTCACTGGAATACCTTCGACCAGCTTCCGGCACCCGATAGTGAAATTGTTCCAATTGGTGATAGTTATGAAGAGAATATCGGTTGGTATGTAGATGAAGTGGTTCAGCATTTAACGGGAGACGATGAATGGCGACCTCGATTTAATGACCATTTGGGGCGAGAGGTGGCTGACTGGATTCAGAATCGGTTCTTCCGATATCACCACTGCAAAGAATATCGTCGCCGAGGGCAGCGTATTCCGATTTATTGGCAAATCGAAAGCCCTGCTGAGGAGTTCAGTTGCTTCCTTTATTACCACGGAATAGATGAAAATACCCTTCCGAAGCTCCGAGGACAGTATCTTGATCCGCGGATCAACGAGCTCGAAAATGAACTCGAAACCTTAAACGCTCAGACAAACCGGGAAAATCCAGACAAAGATCTCCTGAATAGACAGGAGGAGGTCCAGACCGAACTTGATGATCTCGAACAATTCCGTGAAACCATAGATAAAATGATTGACGACGGCGTCACAGTTGACGTTGAGAAGGGTATTTGGGAGAACCTCAAGGAATGGGATCAGTACGAAGTCCTCGAAACTGGGCTTCCCAAACTGAAGTCCAGTTACTCTCGATGA
- a CDS encoding TATA-box-binding protein — MDLEVVNAVGSGDLGIEIDLNRLTADFEEVEFDPDKYPGAYVRLEDVEPLITVYRTGKYIITGSTSEEEAYHCRRRFLELLSDRGVLDTPDDKWFSMQNYVCTGELDQVQNLNALAIGLGLEYTEYEPEQFPGLVFRPDDHPVVILIFASGKVVVTGAKDIDAAEEAFQSLKGDLDALV; from the coding sequence ATGGATTTAGAGGTAGTTAACGCAGTAGGGTCGGGTGATTTGGGGATAGAGATTGATCTAAATCGACTAACAGCCGATTTCGAGGAAGTTGAGTTTGATCCAGATAAGTACCCAGGTGCCTATGTAAGGCTCGAAGATGTGGAGCCACTGATTACGGTTTATAGAACTGGAAAATATATTATTACAGGATCAACGTCCGAAGAGGAAGCCTACCACTGTAGAAGACGTTTCTTGGAACTTCTTTCTGACAGGGGAGTACTGGATACACCAGATGATAAATGGTTCTCTATGCAGAATTACGTATGTACAGGAGAATTAGACCAGGTTCAGAACCTAAACGCGCTCGCAATTGGTCTGGGATTAGAGTATACAGAGTATGAGCCTGAACAGTTCCCAGGTCTCGTTTTTCGGCCTGACGACCACCCAGTAGTGATATTGATATTTGCGTCCGGTAAAGTGGTCGTCACTGGAGCAAAGGACATTGATGCGGCAGAGGAGGCATTTCAGAGCTTAAAGGGAGATTTAGATGCTCTGGTGTAA